In Campylobacter vulpis, a genomic segment contains:
- a CDS encoding carbon-nitrogen hydrolase family protein, giving the protein MSKVKLASVQFSPASFEREANMEKAVFWTKKALEEGARIVVLPELFDSGYCVEDKDLKLGLDLNDIKSSTLAPLIELTKIYNAYIIANSIEKSKNKLYDTAYILSKKGVLGKYRKIYLYDNEKKRFNRGKKYPIFELKFEKFKVKIGLGICYEIGFSEGARFLALQGAQILIYPAAFGVARAYVWDLASRARALESGCFVVAANRCGKEFSKVKDSYIEFAGKTKIISPKGEIIQELGEYEGISCVELELDDVKAQRENLTYLKDLNLKLCQKMYKNLKA; this is encoded by the coding sequence ATGAGTAAAGTAAAACTTGCCAGCGTTCAATTCTCTCCGGCGTCTTTTGAGCGTGAAGCTAATATGGAAAAAGCGGTGTTTTGGACTAAGAAGGCTTTAGAGGAAGGTGCTAGAATAGTGGTTTTACCAGAGCTTTTTGATAGTGGCTATTGTGTGGAGGATAAAGACTTAAAACTAGGGCTTGACTTAAATGATATTAAAAGCTCAACCTTAGCTCCTCTAATAGAATTAACAAAAATTTATAATGCCTACATCATCGCAAATAGCATAGAAAAAAGTAAAAATAAGCTTTACGATACAGCCTACATACTTTCCAAAAAGGGTGTGTTGGGTAAGTACCGCAAAATTTATCTTTATGATAATGAGAAAAAGAGATTTAATAGGGGCAAAAAATATCCCATTTTTGAACTGAAATTTGAAAAATTTAAGGTCAAGATAGGACTTGGGATTTGCTATGAAATAGGCTTTAGCGAGGGTGCGAGATTTTTGGCTTTGCAAGGGGCGCAAATTCTTATTTACCCTGCTGCATTTGGCGTGGCAAGGGCTTATGTGTGGGACTTAGCAAGCAGGGCAAGGGCTTTGGAGAGTGGGTGTTTTGTCGTAGCGGCGAATCGTTGTGGAAAGGAATTTTCTAAGGTAAAGGATAGTTACATTGAATTTGCTGGAAAAACGAAAATTATTAGCCCCAAAGGTGAGATTATCCAAGAGCTTGGTGAATATGAGGGGATAAGCTGTGTAGAGCTAGAACTTGATGATGTGAAAGCACAAAGAGAGAATTTAACCTATCTTAAAGATTTAAATTTAAAACTTTGTCAAAAAATGTATAAAAATTTAAAAGCTTAA
- a CDS encoding 2-hydroxymuconate tautomerase family protein has translation MPFVNIKITKENEIPTKEQKEALIQGVTELIAKILNKNKASTVVIIDEINTDNYGLGGESITQVRKKRS, from the coding sequence ATGCCTTTTGTTAATATCAAAATTACTAAAGAAAATGAAATACCCACAAAAGAACAAAAAGAGGCATTAATACAAGGCGTAACCGAACTCATCGCAAAAATCTTAAACAAAAATAAAGCCTCCACCGTCGTCATCATCGATGAAATCAACACCGATAATTACGGACTTGGAGGCGAAAGTATCACGCAGGTAAGAAAAAAGCGGTCTTAA
- a CDS encoding DUF2972 domain-containing protein has protein sequence MPNLEGITTAHLQSLQAFKTLLKTSYEPLKSLLLQNFIFALTHFNEISLWLNSKEFKEKYEKENHPYPPLLNPDILNELLLIECDDKQNLKSVLKEQAFKLSKEALAYINANLDYRLIPAEKAWEMNLPLPRRYEFVLVATHGTGSKALGIFFKLCQTIWIECTENGKESFIYFFNCLISYSGYKFLAFQCLPMEYKKLLALITLNVDYLFLVRDPFEIWTSYSNHRIKNDSFNKTININDDLYEALNIFLYLSSWTDKPLRPDENNEDTWMRLDERNMNGRSCAFEGSIIKYSKNCKNVYYIQTKDLYKDRAFETMKYLGKTFSFDVPNSPKLFEEQRIGDLNIFFPRTILFNKKFNLTIEIQTIYMNYDENIFTNIKTLIYPKDGAFFNEIVLLYEKKKMEFLTKFQIEQLVEYFKKFSMTIKERLKIESKNRIKPEDHLKVFQKSSKTRTKLKEIYDREFQFIKTHRPDIVASWKYYQEFEKMCENL, from the coding sequence ATGCCAAATTTAGAAGGTATAACAACAGCTCATCTACAAAGCTTACAAGCTTTTAAAACCCTTTTAAAGACTTCTTATGAACCTTTAAAAAGTCTTCTTTTGCAAAATTTTATCTTTGCACTAACACATTTTAATGAAATTTCTTTATGGCTAAACTCTAAAGAATTTAAAGAAAAATATGAGAAAGAAAATCACCCTTATCCACCTTTATTAAATCCTGATATTTTAAATGAGCTTTTACTCATAGAATGTGATGATAAACAAAACTTAAAAAGTGTTTTAAAAGAACAAGCCTTCAAGCTAAGCAAGGAAGCTTTAGCTTATATCAATGCTAATCTTGATTATAGACTAATCCCTGCTGAAAAAGCTTGGGAGATGAACTTGCCTTTGCCTAGGAGGTATGAGTTTGTGTTAGTGGCCACACATGGAACTGGCTCTAAAGCATTAGGTATTTTTTTTAAATTGTGCCAAACAATATGGATTGAATGTACTGAAAATGGTAAAGAAAGTTTTATATATTTTTTTAATTGTTTAATTTCGTATTCTGGGTATAAATTTTTAGCATTTCAATGTTTACCCATGGAATATAAAAAACTTCTTGCACTGATAACTCTCAATGTAGATTATCTATTTTTAGTTAGAGATCCATTTGAAATTTGGACATCTTATTCAAATCATAGAATAAAAAATGATTCATTCAATAAAACCATTAATATAAATGATGATTTATACGAGGCTTTAAATATATTCTTATATTTAAGTAGTTGGACAGATAAGCCGTTAAGACCCGACGAAAATAATGAAGATACTTGGATGAGATTAGATGAAAGAAATATGAATGGTAGATCATGTGCATTTGAAGGTAGCATCATAAAATATAGTAAAAATTGCAAAAATGTTTATTATATACAAACAAAAGACTTATATAAAGACAGAGCTTTTGAAACTATGAAATATCTCGGCAAAACATTTTCTTTTGATGTTCCAAATAGTCCGAAGCTATTTGAAGAACAAAGAATAGGTGATTTAAATATTTTTTTTCCTCGAACAATATTGTTTAATAAAAAATTTAATTTAACAATTGAAATTCAAACAATTTATATGAACTATGATGAAAATATCTTTACAAACATTAAAACTTTAATATATCCAAAAGATGGAGCTTTTTTTAACGAGATTGTTTTATTATACGAAAAGAAAAAAATGGAATTTTTAACAAAATTTCAAATTGAACAACTTGTAGAATATTTTAAGAAATTTTCAATGACCATTAAAGAGCGATTAAAAATAGAATCCAAAAATAGAATTAAACCCGAAGATCATTTGAAAGTTTTTCAAAAATCCAGTAAAACTAGAACTAAATTGAAGGAAATTTATGATAGAGAATTTCAATTTATCAAAACCCATCGTCCTGATATCGTAGCTTCGTGGAAGTATTATCAGGAGTTTGAAAAAATGTGTGAAAATTTATAG
- a CDS encoding sugar transferase, with amino-acid sequence MITNPNSATQRIKNHLSYKLGQELIKYDTGGGGGGGNILIF; translated from the coding sequence ATGATTACTAATCCAAACTCAGCCACACAAAGAATTAAAAATCATCTTTCTTATAAACTTGGTCAAGAACTCATTAAGTATGACACGGGGGGGGGGGGGGGGGGGGGTAATATCCTTATTTTTTAA
- a CDS encoding methyl-accepting chemotaxis protein: MFNSLNIGVKLVISVAIAIIIGLIVFVGVVSVQVSNTMQGEAEKLMLQASKRYANNIEGALNESIALTKSTARAITNSIRSEGYFSITNAENVINNIFDSSAYASYTFLYLNDNTMLNGANVRKEYRSEKGKFGMLLYDTDTSKASELERLQFSEKMTELPAVKRVAQSVKAMDLDTIYVGIPVKMNFGKGEFIGVNMAMPLFGPRGEYIGIVGYTFDLNDFSDALLDSRLDLFEGDYRVLLASDGTVAAHENPEVLLKNVTEINKYSPESSAKVLEVVKANEDIVLSDYTSPAGRPSFAAVASIATIGDSSHWSILTAAPKDSVLAPLRKMQFLFAALSIVFLAIVLSVVYFQVHKIVGKRLPILVNALDSFFRYINHEKVEVHTIKINAKDELGHIGEMLNQNIQATKEGLDQDKQAVKESVTTVGIVENGDLTARITANPRNPQLIELKSVLNNLLDVLQTKVGKDMNKIHSIFEEFKSLDFRNKIENATGSVEVTTNALGEEIIKMLKQSSDFANSLANESSKLQNAVQNLTSSSNSQAASLEETAAALEEITSSMQNVSQKTSDVITQSEEIKNVTGIIGDIADQINLLALNAAIEAARAGEHGRGFAVVADEVRKLAERTQKSLSEIEANTNLLVQSINDMAESIKEQTAGITQINESVAQIDQTTKDNVEIANESAIISNTVSDIATNILEDVKKKKF; this comes from the coding sequence ATGTTTAATTCCCTAAACATAGGCGTAAAGCTTGTCATATCCGTGGCGATTGCCATTATTATCGGCTTGATAGTTTTTGTTGGTGTTGTATCTGTTCAAGTTAGCAACACAATGCAAGGAGAAGCCGAAAAATTAATGCTTCAAGCCTCTAAACGCTATGCAAATAATATCGAAGGCGCACTTAATGAAAGCATAGCCTTAACCAAATCTACCGCAAGAGCCATCACAAACTCAATCAGAAGTGAGGGCTATTTCAGCATTACTAATGCAGAAAATGTTATAAATAATATTTTTGATAGCTCCGCCTATGCTTCTTACACTTTTTTATATCTCAATGATAATACTATGCTAAATGGAGCAAATGTAAGAAAAGAGTATAGAAGTGAAAAAGGGAAATTTGGTATGCTTCTTTACGATACAGACACCTCCAAAGCAAGTGAGCTTGAAAGACTGCAATTTAGCGAGAAAATGACAGAACTTCCTGCTGTTAAAAGGGTCGCTCAATCCGTCAAAGCTATGGACTTAGATACCATTTATGTAGGAATTCCTGTGAAAATGAATTTTGGTAAGGGAGAATTTATAGGAGTTAATATGGCTATGCCTTTATTTGGTCCTAGAGGAGAATATATCGGTATAGTAGGCTACACTTTTGATTTAAACGACTTTTCAGATGCTTTACTTGATTCACGCCTAGATCTTTTTGAGGGGGATTATAGAGTCTTACTAGCAAGTGATGGCACAGTAGCCGCACACGAAAATCCAGAAGTTTTACTCAAAAATGTAACTGAAATCAACAAATACTCCCCAGAAAGCTCTGCTAAAGTTTTAGAAGTTGTCAAGGCAAATGAGGACATCGTTTTAAGCGACTACACCTCACCAGCTGGCAGACCAAGCTTTGCTGCCGTAGCTAGTATAGCGACCATAGGAGATAGTAGCCACTGGAGCATTTTAACTGCCGCACCAAAAGATAGCGTTTTAGCACCTTTGCGTAAAATGCAATTTCTTTTTGCTGCTTTATCAATCGTTTTCTTAGCGATAGTTTTATCAGTTGTATATTTCCAAGTGCATAAAATTGTAGGTAAAAGACTGCCTATACTTGTCAATGCACTCGATTCTTTCTTCCGTTACATCAATCACGAAAAAGTAGAAGTTCATACCATCAAAATCAATGCTAAAGATGAGTTAGGACACATCGGCGAAATGCTTAACCAAAACATTCAAGCCACCAAAGAAGGCTTAGACCAAGATAAACAAGCTGTAAAAGAAAGTGTTACCACAGTAGGCATAGTTGAAAACGGAGATTTAACAGCAAGAATCACAGCTAATCCTAGAAACCCACAACTCATAGAACTTAAAAGTGTGCTTAATAATCTCCTTGATGTCTTACAAACTAAAGTGGGTAAAGATATGAATAAAATCCACTCTATCTTTGAAGAATTTAAAAGCTTAGATTTTAGAAACAAAATAGAAAATGCCACAGGTAGTGTAGAAGTAACCACTAATGCCCTAGGCGAAGAAATCATCAAAATGCTTAAACAAAGTTCTGATTTTGCAAATTCTTTAGCCAATGAAAGTTCCAAACTTCAAAACGCTGTGCAAAATTTAACTTCAAGCTCAAATTCTCAAGCTGCTTCTTTAGAAGAAACTGCTGCTGCTTTAGAAGAGATTACCTCCTCTATGCAAAATGTCTCTCAAAAAACCAGTGATGTGATTACTCAAAGTGAAGAGATTAAAAATGTTACAGGCATTATAGGTGATATAGCTGATCAAATCAATCTTCTAGCCCTTAATGCTGCCATAGAAGCAGCACGTGCAGGAGAACACGGAAGAGGCTTTGCCGTCGTGGCTGATGAAGTGAGAAAACTAGCTGAAAGAACCCAAAAGTCTTTAAGTGAGATAGAAGCAAATACTAACTTACTTGTTCAATCTATCAATGATATGGCAGAAAGCATTAAGGAACAAACTGCTGGTATTACACAGATTAATGAAAGTGTGGCTCAAATAGACCAAACCACCAAGGATAATGTGGAAATTGCTAATGAAAGTGCCATCATCTCTAACACAGTAAGCGACATCGCTACAAATATCCTTGAAGATGTGAAGAAGAAGAAGTTTTAA
- a CDS encoding DUF2920 family protein has translation MLIEKSFFIDGACDVELGIKRNSKLEYRLSYDDSKDIKALVFLIGGFGANNNMNLFDFERKSVAKAHPVCVISPIYHCFCARVGVIEPYNPYLIPNAKDIELMQKILQLLKCNDKVDASNYLGFLPWIDEHLQEYKNNKVLEENFMVRLNCDVVPKNGDYQNYGIMSALDIMCVVKDLALQMPEFAELPKIYVGGSYGGYLAMLCAKIAPFYVDGVLDNSGVVLPWLPHILGRETGVPEFAIKGKHYMLACFVKKFWTKDENSPYYFSNANYYARTILNTKHLQTLAQKSTKTIFVHYHSNLDDGAPAAQKIELSQKLKELGFDDTLHLIKDENDIDGRAVKSLEHGLRMSDKALCRKELPKMLEKLQGRKSPVGEDNEISYVCEDKLFTFKDVRGGGGGMCLTLQNLS, from the coding sequence ATGCTTATAGAAAAGAGTTTTTTTATAGACGGAGCCTGTGATGTGGAGCTTGGGATTAAAAGAAATTCAAAGCTTGAATACCGCTTAAGTTACGATGATAGCAAGGACATTAAGGCTTTAGTGTTTTTAATCGGCGGTTTTGGTGCAAATAATAATATGAATTTGTTTGATTTTGAGCGTAAAAGCGTGGCGAAAGCACACCCTGTATGCGTTATAAGTCCCATTTATCACTGCTTTTGTGCAAGGGTAGGTGTCATAGAGCCTTATAATCCTTACTTAATTCCAAATGCTAAGGATATAGAGCTTATGCAAAAAATTTTGCAGCTTTTAAAGTGTAATGATAAAGTTGATGCGAGCAATTATTTAGGCTTTTTGCCGTGGATAGATGAGCATTTGCAAGAGTATAAGAATAATAAGGTTTTGGAAGAAAATTTTATGGTGCGTCTTAATTGTGATGTCGTGCCTAAAAATGGGGATTATCAAAATTACGGCATTATGAGCGCACTTGATATAATGTGCGTTGTGAAAGATTTAGCCCTACAAATGCCTGAATTTGCAGAGCTTCCTAAAATTTATGTGGGAGGGAGTTACGGGGGCTATTTAGCTATGCTTTGTGCGAAAATCGCACCTTTTTATGTCGATGGCGTGCTGGATAATAGTGGGGTCGTTTTACCTTGGTTGCCGCACATTTTAGGGCGTGAGACGGGGGTGCCTGAATTTGCCATTAAAGGAAAGCATTATATGCTTGCTTGTTTTGTGAAGAAATTTTGGACGAAAGATGAAAATTCGCCTTATTATTTTTCTAATGCAAATTATTATGCAAGAACGATTTTAAATACCAAACATCTTCAAACTCTCGCTCAAAAATCCACAAAAACGATTTTCGTGCATTATCACTCAAATTTAGATGATGGCGCACCTGCTGCACAAAAGATAGAACTAAGCCAAAAACTTAAAGAACTGGGCTTTGATGATACGCTGCATTTAATCAAAGATGAAAATGACATAGACGGACGCGCGGTAAAAAGCCTAGAGCACGGACTTAGAATGAGTGATAAGGCTTTATGCCGTAAAGAACTGCCTAAAATGCTCGAAAAATTACAAGGCAGGAAAAGTCCTGTGGGAGAGGATAATGAAATCAGCTATGTGTGTGAAGACAAGCTTTTTACCTTTAAAGATGTGCGG